In Listeria cossartiae subsp. cossartiae, one genomic interval encodes:
- a CDS encoding MFS transporter: MDMKKVNPNLTLLALAISAFGIGSTEFISVGLLPLISSSMGVSISTAGLTVSIYALGVMVGAPVLTTMTAKMNRKNLLLLVMLVFLIGNLVSAFAVSFGMLLTGRVVAAFAHGVFMSIASVIAADVVHPSKRASAIAVMFTGLTVATVTGVPLGTFIGQLFGWRMSFLFIVAIGVIAIIANFFLVPKNLSNGKSISFKSIGQLLVNKKIVMVLLMTAFGYGGTFVVYTYLSPLFSKMGYSTSMIVILLIVYGVMVAIGNTIGGHFANERPAKALFVMFSLQGITLLLLQFTSGNAIFGLITIMLMGFFAFMNVSGLQLYVVQLAERYLPETVSMASALNISAFNVGIALGAFIGGLVTEYIGLSYTPIVGFLMVFIAIILTFYMKKDK, translated from the coding sequence GTGGATATGAAAAAAGTGAATCCTAATTTGACGCTTTTGGCGTTGGCGATTAGTGCGTTTGGGATTGGATCAACAGAATTTATTAGTGTGGGGCTGCTTCCGCTGATTTCTTCTAGTATGGGTGTGTCGATTAGTACGGCTGGTTTGACTGTATCGATTTATGCGCTTGGTGTGATGGTTGGGGCGCCGGTTTTAACGACGATGACGGCGAAGATGAATCGTAAAAATTTGTTATTATTAGTAATGCTCGTGTTTCTGATTGGGAATCTTGTCTCAGCATTTGCGGTGAGTTTTGGGATGCTCCTTACTGGGCGTGTAGTTGCGGCATTTGCGCATGGGGTATTTATGTCGATTGCTTCTGTTATCGCGGCAGATGTGGTTCATCCGAGCAAACGGGCTAGTGCGATTGCGGTGATGTTTACGGGACTTACGGTGGCGACTGTGACGGGGGTGCCGCTTGGGACGTTTATCGGTCAACTGTTTGGCTGGCGGATGTCGTTTCTGTTTATTGTTGCGATCGGTGTGATTGCGATTATTGCTAACTTTTTCCTTGTGCCGAAAAATTTATCGAATGGTAAGAGCATTTCGTTTAAATCGATTGGGCAATTGTTAGTTAATAAAAAAATCGTGATGGTTTTACTCATGACGGCGTTTGGTTATGGTGGTACTTTTGTGGTTTATACGTATTTATCGCCGCTGTTTAGCAAAATGGGATATTCTACGAGTATGATTGTTATTTTGCTGATTGTTTATGGCGTGATGGTTGCGATTGGGAATACGATTGGTGGGCATTTTGCGAATGAGCGTCCGGCTAAGGCACTTTTCGTGATGTTTAGTTTGCAAGGAATTACGCTATTATTGCTTCAATTTACATCTGGAAATGCGATTTTTGGATTAATTACGATTATGTTGATGGGATTTTTCGCTTTTATGAATGTGTCGGGTTTGCAGCTTTATGTTGTGCAGTTGGCAGAGCGGTATTTGCCGGAAACGGTGAGCATGGCTTCGGCGCTTAATATTTCGGCTTTCAATGTTGGGATTGCACTGGGCGCATTTATTGGCGGATTAGTGACGGAATATATTGGATTGAGTTATACGCCGATTGTCGGATTTTTGATGGTTTTCATTGCAATTATTTTAACTTTCTATATGAAAAAAGATAAATAG
- a CDS encoding PTS sugar transporter subunit IIB, translating into MEINQLHVLLVCNLGASTGVMVTKMKEIAQNSEKLTNTDVKIEAHPAGELREHIEDFDVILVGPQIKHQLKHLSEIAAEYNKPIQVIDTKDYGTVNGANILKDAIILKMNK; encoded by the coding sequence ATGGAAATCAATCAATTACATGTGCTTTTAGTATGTAACTTAGGCGCGTCTACAGGGGTAATGGTCACAAAAATGAAAGAAATTGCGCAAAATAGTGAAAAATTGACGAATACGGATGTAAAAATCGAAGCGCATCCAGCAGGAGAATTACGCGAGCATATTGAAGACTTTGACGTTATTTTAGTCGGTCCTCAAATTAAACATCAACTCAAACATTTAAGTGAAATCGCGGCGGAATATAATAAGCCAATTCAAGTCATCGATACGAAAGATTACGGCACAGTCAACGGCGCAAACATTTTAAAAGACGCGATTATCCTTAAAATGAACAAATAA
- a CDS encoding winged helix-turn-helix transcriptional regulator, producing the protein MTKVYNIGVEATLEVIGGKWKPVILCHLREGKKRTGELKRLIPNITQKMLTQQLRELEKSGVIVRKVYEQIPPKVEYSLSEYGESLSEILNKLCLWGENHVDLLLTKNEDIVLLKRD; encoded by the coding sequence ATGACTAAAGTATACAATATCGGCGTAGAAGCTACACTAGAAGTTATCGGCGGCAAATGGAAACCAGTCATCCTTTGCCATTTACGCGAAGGCAAAAAACGAACTGGCGAATTAAAACGACTCATACCCAACATCACACAAAAAATGCTCACACAACAATTGCGCGAGCTGGAAAAATCCGGGGTTATTGTCCGCAAAGTATATGAACAAATCCCACCAAAAGTCGAGTATTCTTTGAGCGAATACGGCGAATCGCTGTCGGAGATTTTGAATAAACTTTGCTTATGGGGCGAGAATCATGTGGATTTATTGCTGACGAAGAATGAGGATATTGTTTTGTTGAAACGAGATTAG
- a CDS encoding DUF2316 family protein: MTLSKEQMKATKSEFAENLALANLTIAEVAKELNTSEVKIERILNLKQRSLNDGWILRNYLLRKVAEVGKTPVPFTALSGDYHGYWFLDGEEIDSGVLSEGAC; this comes from the coding sequence ATGACTTTATCAAAAGAACAAATGAAAGCAACGAAAAGTGAGTTTGCGGAGAATTTGGCGCTTGCGAATTTAACAATTGCCGAAGTAGCGAAAGAACTAAATACAAGTGAAGTAAAAATAGAACGGATTTTGAATTTAAAGCAGCGTTCTTTAAATGATGGTTGGATTTTGCGGAATTACTTACTTAGAAAGGTAGCGGAAGTAGGGAAGACACCAGTTCCATTTACAGCGCTCAGTGGGGATTATCATGGGTATTGGTTTTTAGATGGAGAAGAAATTGATTCAGGGGTGTTAAGTGAAGGAGCTTGTTAA
- a CDS encoding PTS sugar transporter subunit IIC, with protein MSSKNKQSFMNRFIAFMEKYFEPVAARIEKQRHISSIKNGMIALISVLIIGSFSLIISAIGNMFPAGSVVKEFFVQNAEALNLPFQFTFGLLSIYAAITISYSHAKQMKVPVLHSVMAAVMVTLILNTKMVDGVLNTAFLDSRGLFIAIFAALISVELIGLFIRKNITIRIKGLPAGIATTFEAIIPLVVLLFSAVGLSILMQSVTSGQIIPEAFTTMLAPAINSIDTPYAVFLICFLEMLFWFIGLNGYAILIGFVLPFMTQYLGANAAAYAAGEPIPHVFAPNFWDYFMGFSGSGITGALVILALFSKSRELKAVGKVSVVPAIFTISEPVVFGLPICFNPYLFIPFVLGTPILAVGQWFVFHFGWVRPPIANVGGTPIPLAQYLATMDWRAIILIIVVLAAAVCMYYPFFKMYEKSLIKEETVVSERQAAHDALDLDF; from the coding sequence ATGTCGAGTAAAAACAAACAATCTTTTATGAACCGTTTTATCGCTTTTATGGAGAAGTATTTTGAGCCTGTCGCAGCTAGAATTGAAAAGCAACGCCATATTTCCTCAATAAAAAATGGGATGATTGCTTTGATCTCGGTATTAATTATTGGGTCATTCTCGCTGATTATTTCGGCAATTGGGAATATGTTTCCGGCGGGTTCTGTTGTCAAAGAATTCTTTGTTCAAAATGCAGAAGCACTTAATTTACCGTTTCAATTTACGTTTGGACTACTATCGATTTATGCAGCAATAACGATTTCTTACAGCCACGCGAAACAAATGAAAGTCCCTGTGTTACATAGTGTGATGGCTGCTGTTATGGTAACGCTAATCCTCAATACAAAAATGGTTGACGGCGTTCTTAATACGGCATTCCTCGATTCAAGAGGGCTATTTATCGCCATTTTCGCAGCACTTATTTCTGTAGAACTTATCGGCTTATTTATTAGAAAAAATATTACGATTCGTATTAAAGGTCTACCAGCAGGAATCGCGACAACGTTTGAAGCAATTATTCCGCTCGTAGTATTACTGTTCAGTGCAGTAGGTTTAAGTATTTTAATGCAAAGTGTGACTAGTGGGCAAATTATTCCGGAAGCCTTTACGACGATGCTAGCGCCAGCGATTAATAGTATTGATACGCCTTATGCAGTTTTCCTTATTTGTTTCCTTGAAATGCTATTCTGGTTTATCGGTCTAAATGGTTATGCAATTTTGATTGGCTTTGTACTTCCATTTATGACACAATATTTAGGAGCAAACGCGGCTGCATATGCGGCGGGAGAACCAATTCCTCACGTATTTGCACCAAACTTCTGGGATTACTTCATGGGATTCTCTGGTTCAGGTATTACAGGTGCCTTAGTTATCCTCGCGCTATTTAGTAAATCAAGAGAACTAAAAGCAGTCGGGAAAGTATCCGTCGTTCCAGCGATCTTCACGATTTCTGAGCCAGTTGTGTTCGGTTTACCAATCTGTTTTAACCCGTATTTATTTATTCCGTTCGTACTAGGAACGCCAATTTTAGCGGTAGGGCAATGGTTTGTGTTCCACTTTGGTTGGGTTCGCCCGCCGATTGCGAATGTTGGTGGCACACCGATTCCACTCGCGCAGTATTTGGCGACAATGGACTGGCGAGCAATTATTTTAATTATCGTCGTTCTCGCGGCAGCCGTTTGTATGTACTATCCATTCTTTAAAATGTATGAAAAGAGCTTGATCAAAGAGGAAACAGTTGTATCAGAACGCCAAGCAGCACATGATGCACTGGACTTGGATTTCTAA
- a CDS encoding BglG family transcription antiterminator, giving the protein MKLNQQCIQILDFLMEQEDFKNIGYISNSLGCSERSVRYSLEKIDIFLHEQTLPALIRHTRKGVLLPEKNIVNPVVSKFKQQITPKKYRYSQEEVQQFLLLKLLLSEEVLPVTYFEEVLFISRSSVLNHLRAIEGELFLNNLDLSHQPRHGFLVTGNLITKTSLFARSFLRFINIREFYQFLDSENSLSKKGELFFYNLFELEILQEVNREAHSVEENMTRAMDEQLYLTLIAILLKQHEAKVDFQFTADFEVVDELDKALETIIGSLKQYQYGREDEAVIEAFVTGICEKMGEIYQVDFVHGDTDFYTQIKAHIKLMIRRVRAGVIIENPIFNEFMRDNREIYMRVKESLEALKPLLPISVSSQEISFLAIYFASEVQRNKQTVETKPNLLIICPEGVAVSKMIAIQLKRMFEFESIQTIGLRKFKRAMMSDFDFVISTVDLPDMQDSKVLRIHSYLQKEDMELLQKHLRMKLVKSDKQIINKFSKILAIIGENTQINNLSKLEFDLLEALISDEGETPKRVIPPFQFTEEAIVMEETCPTWRQAIKLGTKCMEQLDVIEPSYHEKIIHNLKVYGPYMVVAPGIVIAHAGASDGVLMDGIGVTIIEDGIMFFDRYEEPVHVIFTLALKTKEAHLIVEQLMKLALDEEKMQKIKMASSKRDIYHYVKSAIFE; this is encoded by the coding sequence ATGAAACTAAATCAGCAGTGTATTCAAATTTTAGATTTTCTTATGGAGCAGGAAGATTTTAAAAATATTGGTTATATTTCTAACTCGCTTGGTTGTTCTGAGCGCAGTGTTCGTTATAGTTTGGAAAAAATCGATATTTTTCTCCATGAGCAAACATTACCAGCTCTTATCAGACATACGAGGAAAGGGGTGCTACTTCCGGAAAAGAACATCGTAAACCCGGTTGTGAGTAAGTTCAAACAACAAATCACACCGAAAAAATATCGTTACAGTCAAGAAGAAGTGCAGCAATTTTTACTGCTAAAACTGCTTCTAAGTGAAGAAGTGCTTCCGGTTACTTATTTTGAAGAAGTTCTTTTTATTTCAAGATCCTCTGTGTTAAATCATTTACGTGCCATTGAAGGAGAACTTTTTTTAAATAATTTGGATTTATCGCATCAGCCGCGGCACGGTTTTCTAGTGACTGGAAATTTAATTACGAAAACATCGCTTTTTGCTAGAAGTTTCTTGCGTTTTATTAATATCCGCGAATTTTATCAGTTTTTAGATTCGGAAAATAGCTTATCTAAAAAAGGCGAGTTATTTTTTTATAATCTTTTTGAACTGGAGATTTTGCAGGAGGTGAATCGTGAGGCGCATTCGGTGGAGGAGAATATGACACGTGCGATGGATGAGCAGCTTTATTTAACGTTAATTGCGATTTTACTGAAGCAGCATGAGGCGAAAGTGGATTTTCAGTTTACGGCGGATTTTGAGGTGGTCGATGAGCTTGATAAGGCGCTGGAAACGATTATTGGGTCGCTAAAACAGTATCAATATGGTCGCGAGGATGAAGCGGTTATTGAAGCGTTTGTGACTGGTATTTGCGAAAAAATGGGCGAAATTTATCAAGTAGATTTTGTGCACGGAGATACGGATTTTTATACGCAAATCAAGGCGCATATTAAGTTGATGATTCGACGTGTTCGCGCTGGAGTCATTATTGAAAATCCGATTTTTAATGAATTTATGCGTGATAATCGCGAAATTTATATGCGCGTGAAGGAAAGCTTGGAAGCGTTAAAGCCGCTACTCCCAATTTCAGTTAGCTCTCAGGAAATTTCATTTTTAGCGATATATTTTGCGTCCGAGGTACAGCGCAATAAGCAAACGGTCGAAACGAAACCGAACTTGTTGATTATTTGTCCAGAAGGTGTCGCAGTTTCGAAAATGATTGCCATTCAGTTGAAGCGGATGTTTGAGTTTGAGTCGATTCAGACGATTGGTCTTCGGAAGTTTAAGCGGGCGATGATGAGCGATTTTGATTTTGTTATTAGCACAGTGGATTTGCCGGATATGCAAGACTCCAAGGTGCTCCGAATTCATAGCTACTTGCAAAAAGAAGATATGGAATTATTGCAAAAGCATTTACGGATGAAACTCGTCAAAAGTGATAAGCAGATTATTAATAAGTTTAGTAAAATTTTAGCGATTATTGGTGAAAATACGCAAATTAATAATTTAAGTAAGTTAGAATTCGATTTATTGGAAGCGCTTATATCGGATGAAGGAGAGACCCCAAAGAGAGTTATCCCACCGTTTCAATTTACAGAGGAAGCCATTGTTATGGAAGAAACGTGTCCTACTTGGCGACAAGCGATTAAACTTGGAACGAAATGTATGGAGCAGTTAGACGTAATTGAGCCGAGTTATCATGAAAAAATCATTCATAATTTAAAAGTGTATGGGCCGTATATGGTCGTTGCGCCGGGCATAGTGATTGCGCATGCGGGGGCAAGTGATGGTGTTTTGATGGATGGCATTGGAGTGACAATCATTGAGGACGGTATTATGTTTTTTGACAGGTACGAGGAGCCGGTTCATGTCATTTTCACACTAGCTTTAAAAACGAAAGAAGCGCATTTAATCGTGGAACAATTAATGAAATTAGCGCTGGACGAAGAAAAAATGCAAAAAATTAAAATGGCTAGCTCAAAACGTGATATTTATCATTACGTTAAGTCGGCTATCTTTGAATGA
- a CDS encoding PTS lactose/cellobiose transporter subunit IIA, with translation MDIEKISFSLISLAGDSFSKLIEALQAAKVSDSELVEQLLKEADDLMIEAHKVQTEMLIQETRGEQANFSVLLVHAQDTLMNTILASTLIREMIEMHQEIKTLRKEEEK, from the coding sequence ATGGACATAGAAAAAATATCGTTTTCATTAATTTCACTGGCGGGGGATTCATTTTCTAAATTAATTGAAGCATTACAAGCCGCAAAAGTATCAGATTCAGAATTAGTAGAGCAACTTTTGAAAGAAGCAGATGACCTTATGATTGAAGCGCACAAAGTACAGACGGAAATGCTGATTCAAGAAACAAGAGGGGAACAAGCTAATTTTTCCGTTTTACTCGTACACGCGCAAGATACATTAATGAACACCATCTTAGCATCAACTTTAATTCGTGAAATGATCGAAATGCATCAAGAGATTAAAACATTAAGAAAAGAGGAGGAAAAGTAA
- a CDS encoding TetR/AcrR family transcriptional regulator encodes MNNYVKVHQPLNVDLRTQKTQTKLYTILERFYVEGRTFESISIKDLCEQARVSRATFYRHHEEIIQVIEVQILRTMQYFSLEFDQIILTKENIQRLILRTIQKNPLLFQVIFWSRAENIFIDVVSGEILRISLLKEVSFSDSHFIPNCFARMILSLAVEIQQSNKDYTNGQLVELIQEAARFLQK; translated from the coding sequence ATGAATAACTACGTAAAAGTGCATCAACCGTTGAATGTTGATTTGCGTACACAAAAAACACAAACCAAACTATATACTATTTTGGAGAGGTTTTATGTGGAAGGTAGAACATTTGAATCAATATCTATAAAAGATTTATGCGAACAAGCTCGAGTATCACGAGCCACTTTTTATCGTCATCATGAGGAGATTATTCAAGTGATTGAAGTCCAGATTTTGCGAACCATGCAGTACTTCTCTTTGGAATTCGACCAAATTATTTTAACAAAAGAAAATATCCAACGCTTAATCCTCCGAACTATTCAAAAAAACCCGCTTTTATTTCAAGTGATTTTTTGGAGCCGGGCAGAAAATATTTTTATTGATGTAGTGTCTGGAGAAATACTTCGAATTAGTTTGTTAAAAGAAGTTTCCTTTTCAGATAGTCACTTTATTCCTAATTGTTTTGCTAGGATGATTTTAAGTTTAGCGGTAGAAATTCAGCAATCGAATAAAGACTATACGAATGGTCAATTAGTTGAATTGATACAGGAGGCAGCTCGCTTTTTACAAAAATAA
- a CDS encoding amidohydrolase family protein, which produces MKIITIEEHFESEVITNEINKVTGNLVRGQVSPEMFQYMQKELPSAAEMQDTEKRLAFMDQHGIDMQILSYGNSSPQNLDPKISVALCKRANDELAKVIQQNPTRFAGFAVLPVGSPEDAAIELKRAVEELGFKGALVKGQFENKYFDNRFYYPIFEMAEKLDVPISFHPSFIPEAITEQYFSSDAWSDVVIGVFSSAGFGWHMDVGIQVVRMILSGIFDKLPNLKIITGHLGEMVPMFLNRMDNTLGHWTTLERKISDYYRTNVYVTPSGLLYQNEWKFLLNELDENHLIYALDYPFVKPENAGTFLDTLDLTDEVKAKIAHENAEKLLHL; this is translated from the coding sequence ATGAAAATTATAACAATAGAAGAACATTTTGAATCCGAAGTCATTACGAATGAAATCAACAAAGTCACTGGAAATTTAGTAAGAGGACAGGTAAGTCCGGAAATGTTTCAATATATGCAAAAGGAACTTCCTTCAGCAGCGGAAATGCAAGATACAGAAAAGCGTTTAGCATTTATGGATCAACATGGTATTGATATGCAAATACTCTCTTATGGGAATAGTTCTCCGCAAAACTTAGATCCAAAAATTTCGGTAGCTCTGTGTAAGCGAGCAAATGATGAACTAGCGAAGGTGATTCAACAAAATCCTACGCGATTTGCCGGTTTTGCTGTCTTACCAGTAGGCTCACCAGAAGATGCTGCTATTGAATTAAAAAGAGCCGTAGAAGAACTTGGTTTCAAAGGTGCACTTGTAAAAGGGCAGTTTGAAAACAAATATTTTGATAATCGCTTTTATTATCCGATTTTCGAAATGGCAGAAAAACTAGATGTACCGATTTCGTTCCATCCATCGTTTATCCCAGAAGCTATTACAGAACAATATTTTTCCAGTGATGCTTGGTCTGATGTGGTGATAGGGGTATTTTCATCTGCTGGTTTTGGGTGGCATATGGACGTTGGTATTCAAGTCGTGCGGATGATTCTTTCAGGTATATTTGATAAATTACCGAATTTAAAAATCATCACAGGGCATTTAGGGGAAATGGTGCCAATGTTTTTAAACAGAATGGACAATACACTCGGCCACTGGACAACGCTAGAACGGAAAATTTCTGACTACTACCGGACGAATGTGTATGTGACACCAAGCGGCTTATTATACCAAAATGAATGGAAGTTTTTATTAAATGAATTAGATGAAAATCATCTTATTTATGCGCTAGATTATCCTTTTGTAAAACCAGAAAATGCTGGAACTTTCCTAGATACACTTGATTTAACGGATGAAGTAAAAGCAAAAATCGCTCACGAAAATGCTGAAAAATTATTACATTTATAA
- a CDS encoding ABC transporter permease has translation MTILIVFIGNTYINVNFTENNSLKWIEVQSDGPSIPLRQISRNRDNTITLLPKYEPFMSGVTFENYDEKGNIKMSMDVNSIFVPYESLEFFGINIKDIDKIQWDEGKVILVSPIDAKSNGLLDGQKLSVPFDKTAFNNEFDLSDTELEDYIAKINENKIEVTVKIREITTLPQYENYSLLPIQLLVNQHSKVNSISEDEFISNAKLTDGFYIIVKKFEDVDKIANEYKARGYSLKYALESFQNLSEILSNVKLVSNYFIILVSIIISITFINNCSQILYHRKHEIGLQQALGISKRSLIWSTLIEFVFQSIIVMIIILPTIIFEWFVVKSMLTNNIVGINGLETVLVVWGINWIIILAISLIGATFPLMGTFKLKIVNLLDSIN, from the coding sequence GTGACTATTTTAATTGTTTTTATTGGAAATACATATATTAATGTAAATTTTACTGAAAATAATTCTCTAAAATGGATAGAGGTTCAGAGTGATGGGCCTTCGATTCCATTAAGACAAATATCAAGAAATAGAGATAATACAATTACACTATTACCAAAGTATGAACCCTTTATGAGTGGTGTAACGTTCGAAAATTATGATGAAAAAGGAAATATTAAAATGTCTATGGATGTTAATAGTATTTTTGTTCCTTATGAATCTCTTGAATTTTTTGGCATAAACATAAAAGATATTGATAAAATACAGTGGGATGAGGGGAAAGTAATTTTAGTTTCCCCAATTGATGCAAAAAGTAATGGGCTGTTAGATGGACAGAAATTGTCTGTTCCGTTTGATAAAACAGCATTCAATAATGAATTTGATTTAAGTGATACTGAATTAGAAGATTATATAGCTAAAATAAATGAAAATAAAATTGAGGTAACAGTTAAAATTCGAGAAATTACAACTTTGCCTCAATATGAAAATTATTCTTTACTTCCTATTCAATTATTAGTCAATCAACACAGTAAGGTTAATTCTATAAGTGAAGACGAATTTATTTCGAATGCTAAATTAACAGATGGGTTTTACATCATAGTAAAGAAATTCGAAGATGTAGATAAAATTGCTAATGAATACAAAGCAAGAGGTTATTCTCTTAAATATGCATTAGAGTCGTTTCAAAATCTATCCGAAATATTATCCAATGTAAAGTTAGTAAGTAATTATTTTATAATACTAGTGTCAATTATAATTAGTATAACTTTTATTAATAATTGCTCTCAAATATTATATCATCGAAAACATGAAATAGGATTACAACAAGCGCTAGGAATTAGTAAAAGGAGCTTGATTTGGAGTACTCTAATAGAATTCGTTTTTCAAAGTATTATAGTAATGATTATCATTCTTCCAACGATTATTTTTGAATGGTTTGTTGTTAAAAGTATGTTAACTAATAACATAGTGGGGATTAATGGTTTAGAAACAGTACTTGTTGTTTGGGGAATAAATTGGATTATTATATTAGCAATTTCTTTAATAGGAGCTACGTTCCCATTAATGGGAACGTTTAAATTAAAAATTGTAAATCTATTGGATTCCATAAACTAG
- a CDS encoding ABC transporter ATP-binding protein, with protein sequence MSVLMSCENVSKTYSGNLQPTLVNINLTIKKNNLYFIKGPSGSGKTTLLNILSLIDAHSSGIMKFNNFDISSMNTKAKNQILLNDIGMIFQKYNLLSPLNVIENIMISRLYADFSKKDCIISKAKQVIKLLHLEGLEERKINQLSGGQQQRVAIARVLMQEPELLLADEPTANVDKETEAIIMDIFSQYREKGALIIVSHNDSYADIVDASYELNKGRISSYE encoded by the coding sequence ATGTCTGTATTAATGAGTTGTGAAAATGTATCTAAAACTTATTCAGGGAATTTACAGCCTACATTAGTTAATATTAATTTAACAATTAAAAAAAATAATTTATATTTTATAAAAGGACCATCCGGAAGTGGAAAAACAACATTACTTAATATACTGAGTCTTATAGATGCACACTCTTCTGGAATAATGAAGTTCAATAATTTTGATATTAGTTCTATGAATACAAAAGCAAAAAACCAAATACTTTTAAATGACATAGGAATGATTTTTCAGAAATACAATCTATTATCACCGTTAAATGTGATTGAGAATATCATGATATCCAGACTATATGCAGATTTTTCTAAAAAAGATTGTATTATAAGTAAAGCAAAGCAAGTGATAAAGTTATTACATTTAGAAGGTTTAGAGGAACGAAAAATCAATCAACTATCTGGTGGACAACAACAACGTGTGGCAATAGCTCGAGTTTTAATGCAAGAGCCAGAACTCTTGCTAGCCGATGAACCGACAGCAAATGTTGACAAGGAAACAGAAGCAATCATAATGGATATTTTTAGTCAATATCGAGAAAAGGGAGCGTTAATAATAGTTTCTCATAATGATAGTTATGCTGATATTGTGGATGCATCCTACGAGTTAAATAAAGGTAGGATATCGAGCTATGAATAA
- a CDS encoding Rgg family transcriptional regulator, protein MDELRYIKNDYKLNTREDIIADFFKLVSNTQTELILKIINRCDNYLDNHFKDNLLEDIRIVLKASLLLTNNEVEKAQELVKPIWKRLEKIDNFSLIEIRLVCNILFYFPLDVIEKFVPRLLTMIDKYNALDKSLNPLKLALLINTATIFMQHNSTITTNSLNAAIIIAKEINRFDLLASAYYLQGVNTNDYSLITKAKNILLTIDKEAILLQFEKEYFPDLR, encoded by the coding sequence ATGGATGAACTTCGGTATATTAAAAATGATTATAAATTAAACACTCGAGAAGATATTATTGCAGACTTTTTCAAACTCGTTTCTAATACACAAACAGAACTAATATTGAAAATTATAAATAGATGCGATAATTATTTAGATAATCATTTTAAAGACAATTTATTAGAAGATATTAGAATCGTGTTAAAGGCATCCCTTCTTTTAACAAACAATGAAGTTGAAAAAGCACAAGAGCTTGTTAAGCCAATCTGGAAGCGATTAGAAAAAATTGATAATTTCTCACTGATTGAGATACGCCTCGTGTGTAATATTCTATTTTATTTCCCGCTGGATGTAATCGAAAAATTTGTCCCCCGATTATTAACAATGATTGATAAATATAATGCTTTAGATAAATCCTTAAATCCGCTTAAATTAGCTCTGCTTATCAATACTGCCACTATTTTTATGCAACATAATTCTACCATTACAACAAATAGTTTAAACGCTGCTATTATTATTGCTAAAGAAATTAACCGCTTTGATTTATTAGCTAGCGCATATTATTTACAAGGTGTTAACACTAATGATTATAGCTTAATAACTAAGGCGAAAAATATTCTCCTTACTATCGATAAAGAAGCTATTCTATTACAATTTGAAAAAGAATATTTCCCAGATTTGCGTTGA